A stretch of the Streptococcus himalayensis genome encodes the following:
- the rnjA gene encoding ribonuclease J1, which produces MSYTLKSEEVGVFAIGGLGEIGKNTYGIEYQDEIIIVDAGIKFPEDDLLGIDYVIPDYSYIVENIDRVKGVLITHGHEDHIGGIPFLLKQANVPIYAGPLALALIRGKLEEHGLLRDAKLYEINQNTELTFKNLKATFFRTTHSIPEPLGIVIHTPQGKIVCTGDFKFDFTPVGEPADLHRMAALGEEGVLALLSDSTNAEVPTFTNSEKVVGQSILKIIEGIKGRIIFASFASNIFRLQQATDAAVKTGRKIAVFGRSMEKAIANGIELGYIKAPKGTFIDSNDLKNYQADEILIMCTGSQGEPMAALSRIANGMHRHVQLQPGDTVIFSSSPIPGNTTSVNRLINIISEAGVDVIHGKINNIHTSGHGGQQEQKLMLRLIKPKYFMPVHGEYRMQKVHAGLAMDTGIPKENIFIMNNGDVLALTANSARIAGSFNAQDIYVDGNRIGEIGAAVLRDRKDLSEDGVVLAVATVDFKSKMILAGPDILSRGFIYMRESGDLIRQSQRLLFNAIRIALKNKDASIQSVNGAIVNALRPFLYENTEREPIIIPMILTPDEE; this is translated from the coding sequence ATGTCTTACACCTTAAAATCTGAAGAAGTAGGGGTATTTGCCATCGGTGGACTCGGTGAAATCGGAAAAAACACCTACGGAATTGAATACCAAGATGAGATTATCATCGTGGATGCTGGGATTAAGTTCCCAGAAGATGACCTCTTAGGCATTGATTATGTCATCCCTGATTACTCTTATATCGTGGAAAATATTGACCGCGTGAAAGGGGTTCTCATCACGCACGGTCACGAGGACCACATTGGAGGAATTCCTTTCCTTCTCAAACAAGCCAACGTCCCAATTTATGCAGGTCCTTTGGCACTTGCCCTTATCCGTGGCAAGTTAGAAGAACACGGTCTTCTACGGGATGCAAAACTCTACGAAATCAATCAAAACACGGAATTAACATTTAAAAACCTCAAAGCAACCTTCTTCCGCACAACTCACTCGATTCCTGAGCCTCTAGGGATTGTGATCCACACTCCTCAAGGAAAGATTGTCTGCACGGGAGATTTCAAGTTTGACTTCACACCAGTAGGTGAGCCAGCAGACCTTCATCGTATGGCCGCGCTTGGGGAGGAAGGCGTTCTTGCCCTCCTTTCTGACTCGACCAATGCCGAAGTGCCAACCTTTACCAATTCTGAAAAAGTCGTTGGCCAGTCTATCCTGAAAATTATCGAGGGTATCAAGGGTCGGATTATCTTTGCCTCCTTTGCTTCCAATATCTTCCGTCTCCAGCAGGCGACAGATGCTGCAGTGAAAACAGGACGCAAAATTGCTGTCTTTGGTCGCTCGATGGAAAAAGCCATTGCCAACGGAATTGAGCTAGGCTATATCAAGGCACCAAAAGGTACTTTTATTGATTCCAATGATTTAAAAAATTACCAGGCTGACGAAATTCTCATCATGTGTACTGGAAGTCAGGGAGAACCCATGGCTGCCCTTTCTCGGATTGCCAACGGGATGCACCGCCATGTACAACTCCAACCAGGCGATACTGTGATTTTCTCTTCTAGCCCAATTCCTGGTAATACCACCAGTGTCAACCGCTTGATTAACATCATCTCCGAGGCTGGTGTCGATGTTATCCATGGAAAAATCAATAACATTCATACGTCTGGACACGGTGGGCAACAAGAGCAAAAACTCATGCTCCGCCTCATCAAGCCTAAATATTTCATGCCTGTCCATGGGGAATACCGCATGCAGAAAGTCCATGCAGGGCTCGCAATGGACACTGGTATCCCTAAAGAAAATATCTTTATCATGAATAATGGGGATGTTCTTGCCCTCACAGCAAACTCCGCTCGCATTGCAGGTTCATTCAATGCCCAAGATATTTATGTTGACGGCAATCGTATCGGTGAAATCGGAGCTGCAGTCCTTCGCGACCGCAAAGATTTGTCCGAAGATGGTGTTGTGTTAGCCGTTGCAACGGTAGATTTCAAATCAAAAATGATTTTAGCTGGACCTGATATCCTCAGCCGTGGCTTTATCTATATGCGAGAATCAGGCGATCTCATTCGCCAAAGCCAACGCTTGCTCTTTAATGCAATTCGTATCGCATTGAAAAATAAAGATGCCAGCATTCAATCGGTCAACGGTGCTATTGTCAATGCCCTTCGACCATTCCTCTATGAAAATACAGAACGTGAGCCAATTATCATTCCGATGATCCTCACCCCAGACGAAGAATAA
- the rimI gene encoding ribosomal protein S18-alanine N-acetyltransferase codes for MIELQILDGQQGDWAGKIHDLLLDVYDVSPWTVEQIASDLENPLTQYTIALENARVVGFLAIQESDFEVEILHIAVRKAYQGRGLARQLFSMLPQQKEIFLEVRASNSPALRFYQKEEFTPIARRKNYYHAPMEDAIIMKREPNER; via the coding sequence ATGATTGAGCTACAGATTTTAGACGGACAGCAAGGAGACTGGGCAGGGAAAATCCACGACTTGCTTCTAGATGTCTACGATGTGAGTCCGTGGACAGTGGAGCAGATTGCCAGTGATTTAGAAAATCCTTTGACGCAGTACACGATTGCCTTGGAAAATGCACGTGTAGTGGGTTTTCTTGCGATACAGGAGTCGGATTTTGAAGTAGAAATCTTGCACATTGCAGTCCGAAAAGCTTATCAGGGGCGAGGGCTTGCTAGGCAGTTATTTTCGATGCTCCCTCAGCAGAAGGAAATTTTTCTAGAAGTGCGAGCATCGAATAGCCCAGCTCTGCGATTTTACCAAAAGGAAGAGTTTACCCCAATCGCCAGACGGAAAAATTATTATCACGCGCCGATGGAAGACGCGATTATCATGAAGAGAGAACCGAATGAAAGATAG
- a CDS encoding CPBP family intramembrane glutamic endopeptidase, with amino-acid sequence MKNQIRNWSFMVILLFSYQCGIPFIFSLPILSNLSDVVYYFVGYSLVAIHGLLAGYFLYKHEALKKPKWKWRFLGVLLGAFGLILVWSFLTSLVMPVTRNQEALNQLNQDDLTALFFVYAAIIAPITEELVFRGLILFNFKSCPIPFLDRFVSASLFSLIHVLQHGFLWTDFIRYFGIGWILVWVFKKTGSVYYSIVSHMSYNLFLRIIMLFFA; translated from the coding sequence GTGAAAAATCAAATTCGAAATTGGAGTTTTATGGTGATTCTCCTTTTTTCTTATCAGTGTGGAATACCGTTTATCTTCAGTTTACCGATATTGTCTAATTTATCTGATGTAGTTTATTATTTTGTCGGATATAGTCTAGTAGCAATTCATGGCCTATTGGCAGGATATTTTTTATATAAGCATGAAGCTCTGAAAAAACCGAAATGGAAATGGCGATTTCTAGGGGTGTTACTTGGAGCTTTTGGATTGATTTTAGTTTGGTCTTTCCTGACTTCCTTGGTGATGCCCGTGACTCGTAATCAAGAGGCCTTAAATCAACTGAATCAAGATGATTTAACAGCTTTATTTTTTGTTTATGCAGCGATTATCGCTCCGATTACAGAGGAATTAGTTTTTCGAGGGCTTATACTATTTAATTTTAAATCATGCCCGATTCCTTTTTTAGATAGGTTTGTGTCGGCGAGCTTATTCAGCTTGATTCATGTTTTACAGCATGGATTTCTCTGGACTGATTTCATCCGTTATTTCGGAATAGGTTGGATTCTGGTCTGGGTTTTTAAAAAGACAGGTTCTGTTTATTACAGTATTGTTAGTCATATGTCTTATAATCTATTTTTAAGGATTATTATGCTCTTTTTTGCATAG
- a CDS encoding DNA-dependent RNA polymerase subunit epsilon: MIYKVFYQETKDRSPRRENTRSLYMEVTAENELEGRIKVRQLVEEHTNYNIEFIELLSDKHLEYEKQSGNFELTEF; the protein is encoded by the coding sequence ATGATTTACAAAGTTTTTTACCAAGAAACAAAAGACCGTAGCCCACGTCGTGAAAACACACGCTCACTTTACATGGAAGTAACAGCAGAAAACGAATTGGAGGGCCGCATCAAGGTCCGCCAGCTAGTCGAAGAGCACACAAACTACAATATCGAATTTATCGAGCTATTGTCTGATAAGCACCTCGAGTACGAAAAGCAATCGGGCAACTTTGAATTGACGGAGTTTTAA
- a CDS encoding CPBP family intramembrane glutamic endopeptidase, which produces MVLELVNKTVEYMKKIIVVLLGLMVILVPERLALFLAIWMKTGLDSVSLLVSVQLIFLSVVSYRLLDEDTQSLIWKKGRWRRKDLLVFIVALLMMYVMIWFRNRFFPIPYIQGMNATLYRKISSYGVEWLYTLGNGFILVVVTPILEEFFHRGYVMNQFFKHSPYYLDVIFSAALFGVGHIILGTPHFNTFLFYSLFGLIMGGFYRFSNSLKWTICLHACWNLGIFLTPVWIFIYNWFYFTFR; this is translated from the coding sequence ATGGTATTAGAGTTGGTTAATAAAACGGTTGAATATATGAAAAAAATTATAGTAGTTCTATTAGGGTTGATGGTGATTTTGGTTCCAGAACGCCTCGCTCTTTTTTTAGCTATTTGGATGAAAACAGGTCTGGACTCCGTTAGTTTACTTGTTTCGGTTCAATTAATTTTCTTATCAGTAGTTAGTTATCGTCTTTTAGATGAGGACACTCAGAGTTTGATTTGGAAAAAGGGGAGATGGCGTCGGAAAGATTTGCTGGTATTTATCGTCGCACTTCTAATGATGTATGTGATGATTTGGTTTCGAAATCGCTTCTTTCCAATCCCCTATATTCAAGGTATGAATGCCACACTTTATCGAAAGATTTCTTCTTATGGTGTTGAATGGTTGTATACTCTAGGAAACGGATTTATTTTAGTTGTCGTAACTCCGATATTAGAAGAATTTTTCCATAGAGGGTATGTGATGAATCAATTTTTTAAACATTCTCCTTATTATTTAGATGTAATTTTTTCGGCAGCACTATTTGGAGTGGGGCATATAATCTTAGGAACTCCACATTTCAATACTTTTCTATTTTATAGTTTATTTGGCTTGATTATGGGAGGGTTTTACCGTTTTTCTAATAGTTTGAAGTGGACAATCTGTTTACATGCATGTTGGAATTTAGGGATTTTTCTGACTCCTGTTTGGATATTTATTTATAATTGGTTTTATTTTACGTTTCGATAA
- the tsaB gene encoding tRNA (adenosine(37)-N6)-threonylcarbamoyltransferase complex dimerization subunit type 1 TsaB: protein MKVLSIDTSSQALALAILDDTRLLAEMTLTIKKNHSITLMPAIEFLMTSLDLMPKDLERIVVAEGPGSYTGLRMAVATAKTLAHTLKIDLVGVSSLQALIPEEVAGLVVPIMDARRNHVYAGFYENCRAVAPEAHLSFEEVLERAKKATTVTFVGEVTGFVEQIKASLPKASWQETLPNAYHLGRLGLELPPVSIHDFVPNYLKRVEAEENWLKDHTEDGQSYIKRL from the coding sequence ATGAAAGTTTTAAGTATTGACACATCAAGTCAGGCCTTAGCCTTAGCGATTTTAGACGATACAAGGCTTTTGGCAGAGATGACCTTGACTATCAAGAAAAATCACAGTATAACCCTAATGCCAGCTATTGAGTTTTTGATGACTAGCTTGGATTTGATGCCCAAGGATTTGGAGCGTATCGTGGTAGCTGAGGGACCGGGGAGCTATACAGGTTTACGAATGGCCGTGGCAACGGCAAAAACCTTGGCTCACACCTTGAAAATTGACCTTGTTGGGGTGTCAAGCCTGCAAGCACTCATTCCAGAAGAAGTGGCTGGCTTGGTAGTTCCAATCATGGACGCAAGACGAAACCATGTATATGCAGGATTTTATGAAAATTGTCGTGCAGTGGCACCAGAGGCTCATCTCTCTTTTGAAGAAGTGCTGGAGCGAGCAAAGAAAGCAACGACAGTGACCTTTGTTGGAGAAGTGACGGGTTTTGTAGAGCAGATTAAGGCAAGTCTTCCAAAGGCTAGTTGGCAGGAAACCTTGCCAAATGCTTATCATCTTGGTCGATTGGGCTTGGAGCTGCCTCCTGTTAGTATCCATGATTTTGTACCCAACTATCTCAAACGAGTTGAGGCAGAGGAAAATTGGCTCAAAGACCACACAGAAGACGGTCAATCCTACATCAAACGCCTATGA
- the tsaD gene encoding tRNA (adenosine(37)-N6)-threonylcarbamoyltransferase complex transferase subunit TsaD → MKDRYILAFETSCDETSVAVMKNETELLSNVIASQIESHKRFGGVVPEVASRHHVEVITACIEEALVQAGIDESDVTAVAVTYGPGLVGALLVGLAAAKSFAWAHSIPLIPVNHMAGHLMAAQSVKNLEFPLLALLVSGGHTELVYVSEAGDYKIVGETRDDAVGEAYDKVGRVMGLSYPAGREIDELAHQGEDIYNFPRAMIKEDNLEFSFSGLKSAFINLYHNAEQRGEMLDNKHLSASFQAAVLDILLAKTKKALEKYPVKTLVVAGGVAANQGLRERLARDIQDVEIVIPPLRLCGDNAGMIAYASVSEWNKENFADLSLNAKPSLAFDSMEL, encoded by the coding sequence ATGAAAGATAGATATATATTAGCTTTTGAGACATCCTGTGACGAAACTAGTGTTGCAGTGATGAAAAATGAAACAGAACTATTGTCCAATGTGATTGCTAGCCAAATCGAGAGCCATAAGCGTTTTGGAGGAGTGGTTCCAGAAGTGGCCAGTCGCCATCATGTGGAGGTCATTACGGCTTGTATCGAGGAGGCCTTGGTTCAGGCTGGGATTGACGAGAGCGATGTAACGGCGGTCGCTGTGACCTACGGTCCAGGTCTTGTAGGAGCACTCCTTGTAGGACTTGCTGCGGCCAAGAGCTTTGCTTGGGCACACAGCATTCCCTTGATTCCTGTCAACCACATGGCGGGGCATTTGATGGCGGCTCAGAGTGTCAAAAACTTAGAATTTCCTCTTCTTGCCCTTTTGGTCAGTGGTGGACACACGGAGCTGGTCTACGTTTCAGAAGCAGGTGACTACAAGATTGTTGGGGAGACACGTGATGATGCGGTCGGTGAGGCTTATGACAAGGTTGGTCGTGTCATGGGGCTGTCTTACCCAGCAGGGCGTGAAATTGATGAACTAGCTCATCAGGGAGAGGACATCTACAATTTTCCGCGTGCGATGATTAAAGAAGACAATCTGGAATTTTCCTTTTCTGGGCTCAAGTCAGCCTTTATCAACCTCTATCATAATGCCGAGCAACGAGGTGAAATGCTTGATAATAAGCATCTTTCCGCTAGTTTTCAAGCAGCGGTTTTAGATATTTTGCTCGCCAAGACTAAAAAAGCACTGGAAAAATACCCAGTCAAAACCTTAGTTGTTGCTGGGGGTGTCGCAGCGAACCAAGGCTTACGAGAAAGACTGGCACGGGACATTCAGGATGTTGAAATCGTGATACCACCGTTGCGTCTATGCGGGGACAATGCAGGAATGATTGCCTATGCCAGTGTCAGTGAATGGAATAAGGAGAATTTCGCTGACCTTTCCCTCAATGCTAAACCAAGCCTTGCTTTTGATAGCATGGAATTATGA